A single Rattus norvegicus strain BN/NHsdMcwi chromosome 5, GRCr8, whole genome shotgun sequence DNA region contains:
- the Adgrb2 gene encoding adhesion G protein-coupled receptor B2 isoform X8, translating into MTPACPLLLSVILSLRLATAFDPAPSACSALASGVLYGAFSLQDLFPTIASGCSWTLENPDPTKYSLYLRFNRQEQVCTHFAPRLLPLDHYLVNFTCLRPGPEEATARAESEVGRPEEEAEAEAAATGLELCGGSGPFTFLHFDKNFVQLCLSAEPSEAPRLLAPAALAFRFVEVLLINNNNSSQFTCGVLCRWSEECGRAAGRACGFAQPGCSCPGEAGASPATTTPPGPPAAHTLSNALVPGGPAPPAEADLHSGSSNDLFTTEMRYGEEPEEEPKVKTQWPRSADEPGLYMAQTGDPAAEEWSPWSVCSLTCGQGLQVRTRSCVSSPYGTLCSGPLRETRPCNNSATCPVEGQWLEWGPWGPCSSSCANGTQQRSRKCSVAGPAWATCAGALTDTRECSNFDCPATDGKWGPWNAWSLCSKTCDTGWQRRFRMCQASGTQGYPCEGTGEEVKPCSEKRCPAFHEMCRDEYVMLMTWKRAAAGEIIYNKCPPNASGSASRRCLLSAQGVAYWGLPSFARCISHEYRYLYLSLREHLAKGQRMLAGEGMSQVVRSLQELLARRTYYSGDLLFSVDILRNVTDTFKRATYVPSADDVQRFFQVVSFMVDSENKDKWDDAQQVSPGSVHLLRVVEDFIHLVGDALKAFQSSLIVTDNLVISIQREPISAVSSDITFPMRGRRGMKDWVRHSEDRLFLPKEVLSLSSPGKPATPGAATAGSPGRGRGPGTVPPGPGPAHQRLLPADPEESSSYFVIGAVLYRTLGLILPPPRPPLAVTSRVMTVTVRPPTQPPAEPLITVELSYIINGTTDPHCASWDYSRADASLGDWNTESCQTLETQAAHTRCQCQHLSTFAVLAQPPKDLTLELAGAPSVPLVIGCAVSCMALLTLLAIYAAFWRFIKSERSIILLNFCLSILASNILILVGQSRVLSKGVCTMTAAFLHFFFLSSFCWVLTEAWQSYLAVIGRMRTRLVRKRFLCLGWGLPALVVAVSVGFTRTKGYGTSSYCWLSLEGGLLYAFVGPAAVIVLVNMLIGIIVFNKLMARDGVSDKSKKQRAGASLWSSCVVLPLLALTWMSAVLAMTDRRSVLFQALFAVFNSAQGFVITAVHCFLRREVQDVVKCQMGVCRTDESEDSPDSCKNGQLQILSDFEKDVDLACQTVLFKEVNTCNPSTITGTLSRLSLDEDEEPKSCLVGPEGGLSFSPLPGNILVPMAASPGLGEPPPPQETNPVYMCGEGGLRQLDLTWLRPSEPGSEGDYMVLPRRTLSLQPGGGGTGGEEAPRARPEGTPRRAAKTVAHTEGYPSFLSVEHSGLGLGPAYGSLQNPYGMTFQPPPPTPSARQVPEPGERSRTMPRTVPGSTMKLGSLERKKLRYSDLDFEKVMHTRKRHSELYHELNQKFHTFDRYRSQSSAKEKPSPPGGRPGLSQHRRHQSWSTFKSMTLGSLPPKPRERLALHRTAAWEPTEPPDGDFQTEV; encoded by the exons ATgaccccagcctgtcccctcttACTGTCTGTGATTCTGTCCCTGCGCCTGGCCACGGCCTTCGACCCTGCCCCCAGTGCCTGCTCTGCCCTGGCCTCGGGCGTGCTCTACGGGGCCTTCTCACTGCAGGACCTCTTTCCCACCATCGCCTCGGGCTGCTCCTGGACCCTGGAGAACCCAGACCCCACCAAGTACTCGCTCTACCTGCGCTTCAACCGACAGGAGCAGGTGTGCACACACTTTGCCCCGCGCCTGCTGCCCCTGGACCACTACCTGGTCAACTTTACGTGTCTGCGGCCTGGTCCGGAGGAAGCCACAGCCCGGGCGGAATCAGAAGTGGGGCGGCCAGAGGAGGAAGCGGAGGCCGAGGCAGCAGCCACGGGCTTGGAGCTGTGTGGTGGCTCAGGCCCTTTCACCTTTCTGCACTTCGACAAGAACTTCGTGCAGCTGTGCCTGTCGGCTGAGCCCTCGGAGGCCCCACGTCTGCTAGCGCCTGCTGCCCTGGCCTTCCGCTTTGTGGAGGTTTTGcttatcaacaacaacaactccaGCCAGTTCACCTGCGGCGTGCTCTGCCGCTGGAGTGAGGAGTGTGGTCGGGCTGCAGGCAGGGCTTGTGGCTTTGCTCAGCCAGGGTGTAGCTGCCCTGGGGAGGCTGGGGCCAGCCCTGCCACCACCACACCTCCGGGGCCTCCAGCTGCCCACACCCTGTCCAATGCCTTGGTGCCTGGGGGCCCAGCCCCTCCTGCTGAGGCCGACTTGCACTCGGGGAGCAGCAATGACCTGTTCACCACCGAGATGAGATACG GTGAGGAGCCGGAAGAGGAACCGAAGGTGAAAACCCAGTGGCCAAGGTCTGCAGATGAGCCTGGGCTATACATGGCGCAGACAG GCGACCCAGCAGCTGAGGAGTGGTCCCCGTGGAGCGTGTGTTCCCTGACGTGTGGGCAGGGTCTGCAGGTGCGGACCCGCTCCTGCGTGTCCTCCCCCTATGGGACCCTGTGCAGCGGGCCCCTTCGGGAGACCCGGCCTTGCAACAATTCAGCCACCTGCCCAG TGGAAGGCCAGTGGCTAGAATGGGGTCCCTGGGGCCCATGCTCCTCATCTTGTGCCAATGGGACCCAGCAGCGCAGCCGGAAGTGCAGTGTGGCCGGTCCAGCCTGGGCCACGTGCGCAGGTGCCCTCACCGATACCCGTGAGTGCAGCAACTTCGACTGTCCAG CCACTGATGGCAAGTGGGGGCCATGGAACGCATGGAGCCTGTGCTCCAAGACGTGTGACACGGGCTGGCAACGCCGCTTCCGCATGTGCCAGGCTTCCGGCACGCAGGGCTACCCTTGCGAGGGCACGGGAGAGGAGGTGAAACCCTGCAGTGAGAAGAGGTGTCCAG CCTTCCATGAGATGTGCAGAGACGAGTACGTCATGCTCATGACGTGGAAGAGGGCAGCGGCTGGCGAGATCATTTACAACAAATGTCCCCCTAATGCCTCGG GTTCTGCTAGCCGCCGCTGtctcctcagtgcccagggcgTGGCATACTGGGGACTGCCCAGTTTCGCTCGTTGTATATCTCATGAATACCGATACCTGTACCTGTCA CTTCGGGAGCACCTGGCTAAGGGCCAGCGCATGCTGGCAGGTGAGGGCATGTCGCAGGTGGTGCGGAGCCTACAGGAGCTCCTGGCTCGGCGTACTTACTACAGCGGGGACCTGCTCTTCTCTGTGGACATTCTAAGGAACGTCACTGACACCTTCAAGAGGGCCACCTATGTCCCTTCCGCTGATGACGTGCAG CGTTTCTTCCAGGTGGTGAGCTTTATGGTGGACTCAGAAAACAAGGATAAGTGGGACGACGCTCAGCAG GTGTCGCCTGGCTCTGTGCACTTGCTGCGTGTTGTGGAAGATTTCATTCACCTCGTGGGCGACGCTCTCAAGGCCTTCCAGAGCTCTCTGATTGTCACGGACAACCTGG TGATCAGCATTCAGAGAGAGCCTATCTCAGCGGTGTCCAGTGACATCACATTTCCCATGCGGGGCCGCAGGGGCATGAAGGACTGGGTACGACATTCAGAGGATCGCCTCTTCCTACCCAAGGAGGTGCTCAGCCTGTCCTCCCCAGGGAAGCCAGCCACACCTGGGGCAGCCACAGCGGGCAGCCCGGGCAGGGGGAGGGGCCCAGGAACGGTGCCCCCTGGCCCAGGCCCCGCCCACCAGCGCCTTCTCCCAGCTGACCCCGAAGAGTCCTCCTCCTACTTTGTGATCGGTGCTGTGCTCTACCGCACCCTTGGCCTCATCCTGCCGCCCCCCAG GCCTCCACTTGCTGTCACCTCCCGGGTGATGACAGTGACTGTGCGTCCCCCCACCCAGCCTCCAGCGGAGCCCCTCATTACAGTAGAGCTCTCGTACATCATCAAT GGCACCACTGATCCCCACTGTGCCAGCTGGGACTACTCGAGAGC AGATGCCAGCTTGGGGGACTGGAACACTGAGAGCTGCCAGACCTTGGAGACCCAAGCAGCTCACACCCGCTGCCAGTGCCAGCACCTGTCCACCTTTGCCGTCCTGGCCCAGCCACCCAAGGACCTG ACTCTGGAGCTGGCGGGTGCTCCCTCTGTCCCCCTGGTGATCGGCTGTGCGGTGTCCTGCATGGCCCTGCTCACGTTGCTGGCCATCTATGCAGCCTTCTGGAG GTTTATAAAGTCAGAACGCTCCATCATCTTGCTGAACTTCTGCCTGTCCATCCTGGCTTCCAACATCCTGATCCTCGTGGGCCAGTCCCGGGTGCTGAGCAAG GGCGTATGCACCATGACAGCTGCCTTCCTACACTTCTTCTTTCTGTCCTCCTTTTGCTGGGTGCTTACAGAGGCCTGGCAATCCTATCTGGCTGTCATCGGGCGGATGCGCACCCGCCTGGTTCGCAAGCGCTTCCTCTGCCTGGGCTGGG GTCTGCCTGCCCTGGTGGTGGCTGTGTCTGTTGGCTTTACTCGCACCAAAGGATACGGCACATCCAGCTA CTGCTGGCTGTCCCTAGAGGGTGGCCTGCTCTACGCCTTTGTGGGTCCAGCAGCAGTCATCGTCCTG GTGAACATGCTCATCGGAATCATCGTCTTCAACAAGCTCATGGCTCGAGATGGCGTCTCAGACAAGTCTAAGAAGCAGAGGGCCGG GGCTTCCCTCTGGAGTTCCTGCGTGGTACTGCCTCTCCTGGCGCTTACCTGGATGTCCGCTGTCCTGGCCATGACAGATCGCCGCTCCGTCCTCTTCCAGGCGCTCTTTGCTGTTTTCAACTCTGCACAAGGCTTTGTCATCACCGCCGTGCACTGCTTCCTGCGCCGAGAG GTCCAGGATGTGGTAAAGTGCCAGATGGGTGTGTGTCGGACTgatgagagtgaagactccccaGACTCGTGCAAGAACGGACAGCTGCAGATCCTG TCAGACTTTGAAAAGGACGTGGATCTGGCTTGTCAGACAG TTCTGTTCAAGGAGGTCAACACTTGCAACCCGTCCACCATCACCGGCACTTTGTCCCGCCTGTCTCTGGATGAGGATGAGGAGCCCAAGTCCTGTCTCGTGGGTCCTGAGGGTGGCCTCAGCTTCTCACCACTGCCTGGGAACATCCTAGTACCCATGGCAGCCTCGCCAGGTCTGGGggagccaccaccaccacaggagACCAaccctgtgtacatgtgtggggaGGGTGGCCTGCGGCAATTGGACCTTACATGGCTACGGCCAAGTGAACCAGGCTCTGAGGGGGACTACATGGTGCTGCCCCGGCGGACTTTGAGCCTGCAGCCTGGCGGTGGGGGTACAGGGGGTGAGGAGGCACCAAGGGCCCGGCCTGAGGGGACCCCCCGGCGGGCTGCCAAGACAGTGGCCCACACTGAAGGCTACCCCAGCTTCTTGTCTGTGGAGCACTCGGGTCTAGGGCTGGGCCCTGCCTATGGGTCTCTCCAGAACCCATATGGGATGACCttccaaccaccaccaccaacacccagCGCCCGCCAAGTACCAGAGCCAGGAGAACGTAGCCGGACCATGCCCCGTACAGTGCCTGGTTCCACCATGAAGCTGGGCTCCCTTGAG CGAAAGAAGCTTCGGTATTCTGACTTGGACTTTGAG AAGGTGATGCATACCCGGAAACGGCACTCGGAACTCTACCACGAACTCAACCAGAAGTTCCACACTTTCGACCGCTACCGTAGCCAGTCCTCAGCCAAG GAGAAACCCAGCCCCCCTGGGGGACGCCCTGGCTTGTCCCAGCACAGGAGGCATCAAAGCTGGAGCACTTTCAAATCTATGACACTGGGCTCACTGCCCCCCAAACCTCGAGAACGGCTGGCTCTGCACCGGACAGCAGCCTGGGAGCCCACAGAACCGCCAGACGGCGACTTCCAGACAGAGGTGTGA
- the Adgrb2 gene encoding adhesion G protein-coupled receptor B2 isoform X6 gives MTPACPLLLSVILSLRLATAFDPAPSACSALASGVLYGAFSLQDLFPTIASGCSWTLENPDPTKYSLYLRFNRQEQVCTHFAPRLLPLDHYLVNFTCLRPGPEEATARAESEVGRPEEEAEAEAAATGLELCGGSGPFTFLHFDKNFVQLCLSAEPSEAPRLLAPAALAFRFVEVLLINNNNSSQFTCGVLCRWSEECGRAAGRACGFAQPGCSCPGEAGASPATTTPPGPPAAHTLSNALVPGGPAPPAEADLHSGSSNDLFTTEMRYGEEPEEEPKVKTQWPRSADEPGLYMAQTGDPAAEEWSPWSVCSLTCGQGLQVRTRSCVSSPYGTLCSGPLRETRPCNNSATCPVEGQWLEWGPWGPCSSSCANGTQQRSRKCSVAGPAWATCAGALTDTRECSNFDCPATDGKWGPWNAWSLCSKTCDTGWQRRFRMCQASGTQGYPCEGTGEEVKPCSEKRCPAFHEMCRDEYVMLMTWKRAAAGEIIYNKCPPNASGSASRRCLLSAQGVAYWGLPSFARCISHEYRYLYLSLREHLAKGQRMLAGEGMSQVVRSLQELLARRTYYSGDLLFSVDILRNVTDTFKRATYVPSADDVQRFFQVVSFMVDSENKDKWDDAQQVSPGSVHLLRVVEDFIHLVGDALKAFQSSLIVTDNLVISIQREPISAVSSDITFPMRGRRGMKDWVRHSEDRLFLPKEVLSLSSPGKPATPGAATAGSPGRGRGPGTVPPGPGPAHQRLLPADPEESSSYFVIGAVLYRTLGLILPPPRPPLAVTSRVMTVTVRPPTQPPAEPLITVELSYIINGTTDPHCASWDYSRADASLGDWNTESCQTLETQAAHTRCQCQHLSTFAVLAQPPKDLTLELAGAPSVPLVIGCAVSCMALLTLLAIYAAFWRFIKSERSIILLNFCLSILASNILILVGQSRVLSKGVCTMTAAFLHFFFLSSFCWVLTEAWQSYLAVIGRMRTRLVRKRFLCLGWGLPALVVAVSVGFTRTKGYGTSSYCWLSLEGGLLYAFVGPAAVIVLVNMLIGIIVFNKLMARDGVSDKSKKQRAGSERCPWASLLLPCSACGAVPSPLLSSASARNAMASLWSSCVVLPLLALTWMSAVLAMTDRRSVLFQALFAVFNSAQGFVITAVHCFLRREVQDVVKCQMGVCRTDESEDSPDSCKNGQLQILSDFEKDVDLACQTVLFKEVNTCNPSTITGTLSRLSLDEDEEPKSCLVGPEGGLSFSPLPGNILVPMAASPGLGEPPPPQETNPVYMCGEGGLRQLDLTWLRPSEPGSEGDYMVLPRRTLSLQPGGGGTGGEEAPRARPEGTPRRAAKTVAHTEGYPSFLSVEHSGLGLGPAYGSLQNPYGMTFQPPPPTPSARQVPEPGERSRTMPRTVPGSTMKLGSLERKKLRYSDLDFEKVMHTRKRHSELYHELNQKFHTFDRYRSQSSAKEKPSPPGGRPGLSQHRRHQSWSTFKSMTLGSLPPKPRERLALHRTAAWEPTEPPDGDFQTEV, from the exons ATgaccccagcctgtcccctcttACTGTCTGTGATTCTGTCCCTGCGCCTGGCCACGGCCTTCGACCCTGCCCCCAGTGCCTGCTCTGCCCTGGCCTCGGGCGTGCTCTACGGGGCCTTCTCACTGCAGGACCTCTTTCCCACCATCGCCTCGGGCTGCTCCTGGACCCTGGAGAACCCAGACCCCACCAAGTACTCGCTCTACCTGCGCTTCAACCGACAGGAGCAGGTGTGCACACACTTTGCCCCGCGCCTGCTGCCCCTGGACCACTACCTGGTCAACTTTACGTGTCTGCGGCCTGGTCCGGAGGAAGCCACAGCCCGGGCGGAATCAGAAGTGGGGCGGCCAGAGGAGGAAGCGGAGGCCGAGGCAGCAGCCACGGGCTTGGAGCTGTGTGGTGGCTCAGGCCCTTTCACCTTTCTGCACTTCGACAAGAACTTCGTGCAGCTGTGCCTGTCGGCTGAGCCCTCGGAGGCCCCACGTCTGCTAGCGCCTGCTGCCCTGGCCTTCCGCTTTGTGGAGGTTTTGcttatcaacaacaacaactccaGCCAGTTCACCTGCGGCGTGCTCTGCCGCTGGAGTGAGGAGTGTGGTCGGGCTGCAGGCAGGGCTTGTGGCTTTGCTCAGCCAGGGTGTAGCTGCCCTGGGGAGGCTGGGGCCAGCCCTGCCACCACCACACCTCCGGGGCCTCCAGCTGCCCACACCCTGTCCAATGCCTTGGTGCCTGGGGGCCCAGCCCCTCCTGCTGAGGCCGACTTGCACTCGGGGAGCAGCAATGACCTGTTCACCACCGAGATGAGATACG GTGAGGAGCCGGAAGAGGAACCGAAGGTGAAAACCCAGTGGCCAAGGTCTGCAGATGAGCCTGGGCTATACATGGCGCAGACAG GCGACCCAGCAGCTGAGGAGTGGTCCCCGTGGAGCGTGTGTTCCCTGACGTGTGGGCAGGGTCTGCAGGTGCGGACCCGCTCCTGCGTGTCCTCCCCCTATGGGACCCTGTGCAGCGGGCCCCTTCGGGAGACCCGGCCTTGCAACAATTCAGCCACCTGCCCAG TGGAAGGCCAGTGGCTAGAATGGGGTCCCTGGGGCCCATGCTCCTCATCTTGTGCCAATGGGACCCAGCAGCGCAGCCGGAAGTGCAGTGTGGCCGGTCCAGCCTGGGCCACGTGCGCAGGTGCCCTCACCGATACCCGTGAGTGCAGCAACTTCGACTGTCCAG CCACTGATGGCAAGTGGGGGCCATGGAACGCATGGAGCCTGTGCTCCAAGACGTGTGACACGGGCTGGCAACGCCGCTTCCGCATGTGCCAGGCTTCCGGCACGCAGGGCTACCCTTGCGAGGGCACGGGAGAGGAGGTGAAACCCTGCAGTGAGAAGAGGTGTCCAG CCTTCCATGAGATGTGCAGAGACGAGTACGTCATGCTCATGACGTGGAAGAGGGCAGCGGCTGGCGAGATCATTTACAACAAATGTCCCCCTAATGCCTCGG GTTCTGCTAGCCGCCGCTGtctcctcagtgcccagggcgTGGCATACTGGGGACTGCCCAGTTTCGCTCGTTGTATATCTCATGAATACCGATACCTGTACCTGTCA CTTCGGGAGCACCTGGCTAAGGGCCAGCGCATGCTGGCAGGTGAGGGCATGTCGCAGGTGGTGCGGAGCCTACAGGAGCTCCTGGCTCGGCGTACTTACTACAGCGGGGACCTGCTCTTCTCTGTGGACATTCTAAGGAACGTCACTGACACCTTCAAGAGGGCCACCTATGTCCCTTCCGCTGATGACGTGCAG CGTTTCTTCCAGGTGGTGAGCTTTATGGTGGACTCAGAAAACAAGGATAAGTGGGACGACGCTCAGCAG GTGTCGCCTGGCTCTGTGCACTTGCTGCGTGTTGTGGAAGATTTCATTCACCTCGTGGGCGACGCTCTCAAGGCCTTCCAGAGCTCTCTGATTGTCACGGACAACCTGG TGATCAGCATTCAGAGAGAGCCTATCTCAGCGGTGTCCAGTGACATCACATTTCCCATGCGGGGCCGCAGGGGCATGAAGGACTGGGTACGACATTCAGAGGATCGCCTCTTCCTACCCAAGGAGGTGCTCAGCCTGTCCTCCCCAGGGAAGCCAGCCACACCTGGGGCAGCCACAGCGGGCAGCCCGGGCAGGGGGAGGGGCCCAGGAACGGTGCCCCCTGGCCCAGGCCCCGCCCACCAGCGCCTTCTCCCAGCTGACCCCGAAGAGTCCTCCTCCTACTTTGTGATCGGTGCTGTGCTCTACCGCACCCTTGGCCTCATCCTGCCGCCCCCCAG GCCTCCACTTGCTGTCACCTCCCGGGTGATGACAGTGACTGTGCGTCCCCCCACCCAGCCTCCAGCGGAGCCCCTCATTACAGTAGAGCTCTCGTACATCATCAAT GGCACCACTGATCCCCACTGTGCCAGCTGGGACTACTCGAGAGC AGATGCCAGCTTGGGGGACTGGAACACTGAGAGCTGCCAGACCTTGGAGACCCAAGCAGCTCACACCCGCTGCCAGTGCCAGCACCTGTCCACCTTTGCCGTCCTGGCCCAGCCACCCAAGGACCTG ACTCTGGAGCTGGCGGGTGCTCCCTCTGTCCCCCTGGTGATCGGCTGTGCGGTGTCCTGCATGGCCCTGCTCACGTTGCTGGCCATCTATGCAGCCTTCTGGAG GTTTATAAAGTCAGAACGCTCCATCATCTTGCTGAACTTCTGCCTGTCCATCCTGGCTTCCAACATCCTGATCCTCGTGGGCCAGTCCCGGGTGCTGAGCAAG GGCGTATGCACCATGACAGCTGCCTTCCTACACTTCTTCTTTCTGTCCTCCTTTTGCTGGGTGCTTACAGAGGCCTGGCAATCCTATCTGGCTGTCATCGGGCGGATGCGCACCCGCCTGGTTCGCAAGCGCTTCCTCTGCCTGGGCTGGG GTCTGCCTGCCCTGGTGGTGGCTGTGTCTGTTGGCTTTACTCGCACCAAAGGATACGGCACATCCAGCTA CTGCTGGCTGTCCCTAGAGGGTGGCCTGCTCTACGCCTTTGTGGGTCCAGCAGCAGTCATCGTCCTG GTGAACATGCTCATCGGAATCATCGTCTTCAACAAGCTCATGGCTCGAGATGGCGTCTCAGACAAGTCTAAGAAGCAGAGGGCCGG GTCGGAGCGGTGCCCCTGGGCCAGCCTGCTCCTCCCCTGCTCAGCGTGTGGAGCGGTCCCCAGCCCCCTGCTCAGCTCAGCCTCGGCCAGGAATGCCAT GGCTTCCCTCTGGAGTTCCTGCGTGGTACTGCCTCTCCTGGCGCTTACCTGGATGTCCGCTGTCCTGGCCATGACAGATCGCCGCTCCGTCCTCTTCCAGGCGCTCTTTGCTGTTTTCAACTCTGCACAAGGCTTTGTCATCACCGCCGTGCACTGCTTCCTGCGCCGAGAG GTCCAGGATGTGGTAAAGTGCCAGATGGGTGTGTGTCGGACTgatgagagtgaagactccccaGACTCGTGCAAGAACGGACAGCTGCAGATCCTG TCAGACTTTGAAAAGGACGTGGATCTGGCTTGTCAGACAG TTCTGTTCAAGGAGGTCAACACTTGCAACCCGTCCACCATCACCGGCACTTTGTCCCGCCTGTCTCTGGATGAGGATGAGGAGCCCAAGTCCTGTCTCGTGGGTCCTGAGGGTGGCCTCAGCTTCTCACCACTGCCTGGGAACATCCTAGTACCCATGGCAGCCTCGCCAGGTCTGGGggagccaccaccaccacaggagACCAaccctgtgtacatgtgtggggaGGGTGGCCTGCGGCAATTGGACCTTACATGGCTACGGCCAAGTGAACCAGGCTCTGAGGGGGACTACATGGTGCTGCCCCGGCGGACTTTGAGCCTGCAGCCTGGCGGTGGGGGTACAGGGGGTGAGGAGGCACCAAGGGCCCGGCCTGAGGGGACCCCCCGGCGGGCTGCCAAGACAGTGGCCCACACTGAAGGCTACCCCAGCTTCTTGTCTGTGGAGCACTCGGGTCTAGGGCTGGGCCCTGCCTATGGGTCTCTCCAGAACCCATATGGGATGACCttccaaccaccaccaccaacacccagCGCCCGCCAAGTACCAGAGCCAGGAGAACGTAGCCGGACCATGCCCCGTACAGTGCCTGGTTCCACCATGAAGCTGGGCTCCCTTGAG CGAAAGAAGCTTCGGTATTCTGACTTGGACTTTGAG AAGGTGATGCATACCCGGAAACGGCACTCGGAACTCTACCACGAACTCAACCAGAAGTTCCACACTTTCGACCGCTACCGTAGCCAGTCCTCAGCCAAG GAGAAACCCAGCCCCCCTGGGGGACGCCCTGGCTTGTCCCAGCACAGGAGGCATCAAAGCTGGAGCACTTTCAAATCTATGACACTGGGCTCACTGCCCCCCAAACCTCGAGAACGGCTGGCTCTGCACCGGACAGCAGCCTGGGAGCCCACAGAACCGCCAGACGGCGACTTCCAGACAGAGGTGTGA